A part of Carettochelys insculpta isolate YL-2023 chromosome 1, ASM3395843v1, whole genome shotgun sequence genomic DNA contains:
- the LOC142007327 gene encoding histone H3, with product MARTKQTARKSTGGKAPRKQLATKAARKSAPATGGVKKPHRYRPGTVALREIRRYQKSTELLIRKLPFQRLVREIAQDFKTDLRFQSSAVMALQEASEAYLVGLFEDTNLCAIHAKRVTIMPKDIQLARRIRGERA from the coding sequence ATGGCTAGGACCAAGCAGACAGCCCGTAAGTCCACTGGTGGAAAAGCCCCCCGTAAGCAGTTGGCTACTAAAGCTGCTCGGAAGAGCGCTCCTGCTACTGGGGGTGTGAAAAAGCCGCATCGTTATCGCCCAGGCACAGTTGCCTTGCGAGAAATTCGCCGCTACCAGAAATCTACCGAGCTGCTCATCCGCAAGCTGCCCTTCCAGCGCCTGGTGCGTGAAATCGCCCAGGATTTTAAAACTGATTTGCGCTTCCAGAGCTCGGCTGTTATGGCCCTGCAGGAGGCGAGTGAAGCTTACCTGGTGGGGCTCTTTGAAGACACCAACCTGTGCGCCATTCACGCTAAGCGAGTCACCATTATGCCTAAGGACATCCAGCTAGCTCGGCGTATACGTGGTGAGAGGGCTTAA
- the LOC142007328 gene encoding histone H2B 5-like, with amino-acid sequence MPEPVKSAPVPKKGSKKAVTKTQKKGDKKRRKSRKESYSVYVYKVLKQVHPDTGISSKAMGIMNSFVNDIFERIAGEASRLAHYNKRSTITSREIQTAVRLLLPGELAKHAVSEGTKAVTKYTSSK; translated from the coding sequence ATGCCTGAGCCTGTAAAATCTGCTCCAGTTCCGAAGAAGGGGTCTAAGAAAGCCGTGACGAAAACCCAGAAGAAAGGGGATAAGAAACGCAGAAAATCAAGGAAGGAAAGTTATTCTGTCTACGTGTATAAAGTTCTGAAACAAGTTCACCCAGATACTGGTATTTCTTCTAAGGCTATGGGTATAATGAACTCCTTTGTAAATGACATCTTTGAACGTATTGCTGGGGAAGCCTCTCGTTTGGCACACTACAACAAGCGCTCGACTATAACTTCCCGAGAAATCCAGACTGCAGTACGCTTGCTACTGCCTGGGGAGCTGGCCAAACATGCTGTTTCTGAGGGTACTAAGGCTGTTACCAAGTACACTAGTTCAAAGTAA
- the LOC142007331 gene encoding histone H2B 1/2/3/4/6, with protein MPEPAKSAPAPKKGSKKAVTKTQKKGDKKRKKSRKESYSIYVYKVLKQVHPDTGISSKAMGIMNSFVNDIFERIAGEASRLAHYNKRSTITSREIQTAVRLLLPGELAKHAVSEGTKAVTKYTSSK; from the coding sequence ATGCCAGAACCAGCGAAATCAGCTCCAGCGCCTAAAAAAGGGTCTAAGAAGGCTGTTACCAAGACTCAGAAGAAAGGCGATAAGAAGCGTAAGAAAAGCAGGAAAGAAAGTTATTCCATTTATGTGTACAAAGTGCTGAAGCAAGTTCACCCTGACACTGGTATCTCTTCTAAGGCTATGGGCATCATGAACTCTTTTGTTAACGATATCTTCGAGCGAATTGCGGGCGAAGCATCTCGCTTAGCGCATTACAACAAGCGCTCAACCATTACCTCCCGCGAGATCCAGACTGCTGTACGATTGTTGTTACCAGGAGAGCTTGCTAAACATGCTGTATCTGAAGGCACAAAGGCTGTCACCAAATACACCAGTTCTAAGTAA
- the LOC142007330 gene encoding histone H2A type 2-C-like, producing MSGRGKQGGKARAKAKSRSSRAGLQFPVGRVHRLLRKGNYAERVGAGAPVYMAAVLEYLTAEILELAGNAARDNKKTRIIPRHLQLAIRNDEELNKLLGKVTIAQGGVLPNIQAVLLPKKTESHKPKSK from the coding sequence ATGTCTGGACGAGGAAAACAAGGAGGTAAAGCGAGAGCTAAGGCTAAGTCTCGCTCTTCGCGGGCAGGTTTGCAGTTCCCGGTGGGTCGAGTGCACCGTTTGCTACGAAAAGGTAATTATGCTGAACGTGTAGGTGCTGGAGCTCCTGTGTACATGGCCGCAGTGCTGGAGTATCTGACTGCTGAGATTCTCGAGTTGGCTGGAAACGCTGCTCGGGACAACAAGAAAACCAGAATTATTCCCCGTCACCTGCAACTCGCTATTCGCAACGATGAGGAACTCAACAAACTGCTTGGGAAAGTGACAATTGCTCAAGGGGGTGTTCTTCCCAACATCCAGGCTGTGCTACTGCCCAAGAAAACCGAGAGCCATAAACCTAAGAGCAAATGA